Part of the Anopheles gambiae chromosome 3, idAnoGambNW_F1_1, whole genome shotgun sequence genome is shown below.
GAAATTcttgcaaaacaaatgaaaagtaTCAGATGATTATAGTGATCGACCAAGCTCACCAAGACGAACAGTATATGATAGATGTACTAAAAGTTTGGGAATAGATAGAAAAATTTAAGCGAGAATGAGATAGCGAGAAGCAGACACATTGgaatagaaagagaaaaaaaagaaaatgagagAAAATTTAttaagagaaagagcgagtgTAATGATCGTTTACTACATTTCTACACTATTTTGTATCCGTGTATTCGTTTGTCGATGTTGGTTTTTCCTCAAATATAGTATGAAGCATTTCATGTAACACgtctcgtttgttttgtttgttttactctgTAACACCACATTGTTTCGCATATTGTTGCATGGCTGATTTCATTGCtcgtttccctttttcattTTCGAAGTACACTGTGATGCTGGCGTGTGACGTGcttttatacacacacacacactttgctcTCCTCTATTTGCGTTACTTCTTGTGCAAGAGTCGGTGAACGTCTCCTGTTGGACACCTGCACACACGTGTCGGAGCATTTAGCGATTACTAATGTGGACGATATTATTCTTTTATCTTCCATTGATTGTACTGGATTGCAATTCCATATCTGTCTCAACTGTCGTTGGGGATCAATTTCAATACCTGTTTGCGACAAATCGGGGACGAACTCATTGATAGAACGCTACTTCTGAGCAACTTCTAGAGAAGACTGCCGAAACCCATCCCGATCAACCAGAGCTAGAAGACCCGCCGCAGGCTGTCGATGAAACTTCTTCAGCTAAAGAAGAGCCAATGGCACGTACCGAAATAGAGACGGTGACTCAGTCAGCTACATCGACTCAGTTAGCCACTGCGGCCGCTACGGAAGCCTCCAGCCAGGTGCTGGAGATTGAAGGAACGGTACAAGGAGAACCGGACCAAGGACAGCTACAATCACAAAACGATCCACCCGTCGAACATGACGATCAACCGAATGTAATACCCTATTTCTTGATGTTCGGTAGTGTTTGCCTttcgaaatgtgtgtgtgtatttgtttgtgttcgtGTGAGTTAGTTAGTTATTAGCTTGTAAACTCAAGTCACCTCTAAAAATGGCGCATGTACCACACTGCTTTCATTCATTGCATGTTACTTTAGCTTCCTGCCGAATGAACCGCACACATGTTCGTATGGCTTTGCACCAAAGCGATCATTGGCACAGTGTTTAATTATTAACGTCGTATCGATCGTCCCTCAAACCATGTGCCCATTTGTTAcgtgttatttgttattttactATATTTGTGGaagttttggtttggtttactctatttttttgtttcttctcttctgtaccaatttttcttttacacAGTTGCAGCAAACGGTGCAGGATGCAATCGACTCTGCCGATCTGGAGCAGCTGGCTGCAATTGTGCTGAATGGCGAGGGAAAGCAACTGATTGGGCGGAAATCGGATCAAACCGAAATACAGGCTTTTCTCGACAATGTCCCAGCATACATGGTAAGGCTTtcagttgtttttatttattttatatgaaagTATATCCTCTTCTTCTATGCCActacaaccgttgtcggtcaaagcctgtcctgtaccacttgtgaggttggctttcaatgacttattcATTACCattaacaggatagtcagtcttacgtatggggacacgttccatttggggcttgaactcatgacgggcatgttgttaagtcgaacgagttgacgactgtaccacgagaccggccgaAAATATCTTAGTTTTTTctacaaaatagaaaaattctAGAAAATTTCATCTCAAGACCTAAATTTAATTAAGCAGAACGCTTAGAATGCGTACAGTTTAATAATGATCTTGCACAGTTGCTACAAACTAGGTACAAACTATCCTAAACCGAAGCAGCAAACAATATTCGTGATTTACTATGCTCTAATGGATATTTAATTTGTCTTGTCTCATTAGCTATTGTATCGCATCTACATCACCCTAACACCCCATACTCCAGCTCCCTATcatacttcttcttttttcctcttctttcaggGTAAAATACGACGTGTCCATCTGGCAGCACGCGAGGGAAGCCTGCGTGATTTACAGTCCGCACTGGATAGACGCAAATTTGCCACGGCAAAGGACGAAGTATCGCCGCACGGTGCAACACCCCTGCACGTGGCGACAATATTCGGTCATGCAGGTACGGGTCCAATCGTTCGGTCATTATGGTTCGTGGCATGAGCTGAGTACCTGAACCCGTGGGGATCCATGTTTTTAAGGATAGAGAGGGTCATTGAGAGCCGGGGCTGATGCACGACGTCTCAACCCCGTCGCTTTGCCTAGCGACACCCCAAGCCCGATTGGCAGTTCGATTGTTTATCGATCGATTTACATGAATACATGGCTTCCGTTCCACTTTTCCGTTGACAATCAACTCGTGGCGAAGGCACACTGCGTCGTGCTTTTCACGCGATGCATACCTAACGAGGCCACCGAAGGACACCGAGCACCAGCAAGCGTTAGCGTGTCGTCAGTCACTTTTGTGTCATAATTTACTACTCATCCTTTTTTGCGCCTTTGTCAGCGGGAAGTGCTTAGAGCACCCGTTTTCTAATGTGTCTTCAGTCGTAAGCCGTAAGAATACGACGTGTCTTCAGTTGTTACCATTTCCTTGCCCAGCACGGACGAGCGTACGAGCAGCCTGGGGCAGCATGTGTACCGCACCCAACGATATAAAcggtgcaaaagaaaacaagaagaaagcaACACCCTTTGGATTAATAATTACAAAACACTAACATTTGgcttttcgtttcattttgccCCATTCCCGCTCTTTCCGTAGGCATCGTGCGGTATCTGGCTGGCCGGTTTCCCGAAACGCTCAGCGCAACGGATGACGATGGACGGACGCCACTGCATTATGCGGCCACGCTCAAGGACAATGGGCACTTTTACAATCTCCTAACACACCTGGGCGCCAACCCGAAGGTGGAGGATAGTGTGAGTATGGAGAAGTTGTGTGCGTTTAATCATTCAACATGGCTGCAGTGCTGCTATGCACCATCCGAGAAAGCGATCGTAACGTTTAATTTGAAAACTTTCATCTAGCTGAAAGTATGTAAATTATACGTTTCCCCACTGCATGGGGCGACATTTCACGTGGAAATAAGAAAGAAGGAAGAGAAAGTAATTGAACTCAACCTACTAGTTTTCAATTGgaaacataaaatatgcatTCTAGCACTAGCATCAATCGAATGCAGCAAGAACCGTTCCGTACAACGGTTTACCGATCGATGTAGTCCTACGCCACGAACACTATGCATCTAATCGCTGCCTCTCATTCCGTTTCGATCAGTTGAACCATTCGGCCGAATACTATCTCGGACACGTGCAGTCGCAGGGTATCCTTTCCCATCGGCAACTATTGCGCGACTATGGTGCCAAGGAGGAGCTCGCCGATGAGATGCTGAACGATCAAGGTGAGCACGGATCAAGGTTGCGCTGCGAATACGCCCAGCAAACTGTGTCCCGTAAAGcgtaatgtgtttttgtttagcatTTTCCTCCCCTTCATCGTTCCTCGAAAACGTGCAATCGTTTCCTCTCTTCCGTCTTACGATATGTGGCAGTGTGACCTAGTTTTACACATCGCTATTACCGCGAGTagttcttgtttgtttttgttttttggtatgTGCGCCATTGTGAAGTAAAGAAGGTGATGGAGAAAGGTGGATCAATTAGATCTTATTTTTGGTGGTTTATCTAAAAATGTCTGTTTTTAGCCTTACCTTAATGTATTCTAACTTGGTCATGGACGTTTTATTTCCAAAACTAAAGTGATCACATTATTTTAACTTGTAACACGCAATGGCGCACAATGGGCCTTTAGTTTGCGATTGCAATCCCTGGCACAATATTCGAGTAACTGCAGTGCGAACAGCGGTAGAGCCTTGTTTTTTTGGAacgttgcttttgctttttgaaCATCATTCATGCCATTTCATTATGTTTCCCCCATCAATCAACTATTAACAGATTAGTTCTTCTTGGATAATTAGTACACCACCCGCAGTTGGTTCTTATTTACGAAACCCCCCGCATGACATTTTAACCCCGAGTTCCAGTTGCTTAGTAAACATTCAATTCCTCCTCAATCCGATACGCCCCACCCTGGACAATCAATCAGTTCCAGACGATCTGCATAGTGCCCGCCGGCCGCTCGACGACGTCGACACGCTAACAACGCTGGAGCGATGCTTCAAAATCATCCACGAACCGATCGACGATCTGATGATAAAGTCGGTCGGCCTGCCTACCAACAGTGTGCCGGGCAGTGCGTCATCGCTCCGCATCTTGATCACCTCCTATCTGGCCCGCTTCCTGAAGCGCAGCGTCTTCGACAAGGTGAAAAAGCGCCAAACCCGGCTCGATCACAATCTGTTCGATCTGATCTGGCCCGCGATGAAGAAGGCGACCAAGGAGAAACGGTTAGACGAGGACCTGAACGTCGGTATCGTCATACCGGACTACGATGTGTTCGTCGTGTTCCAGGAGTTTCTGGTGCCACTGATCAAGGATGTACACTGCATGGAGGGAACGCAACCGCTGATGCCACATCCGGCAATGCAGTTCTTCCCACGGTACGCGATCAACGATCAGCAGCCGGATGCTGCCGCCTCTCCGACGGCCAGTAACAATGGGAACATACTGCGCGAAAATCCGGACAGTGTGCAGCTCAATCTGGACACGTCCGGGAAGTATATTACGGGGTGTGTGATCGAGTGTGCCAGGAATTTAGATGCGTACGAGTTCCCGCTCAATCTCGGTATCGCTCAGCTCGAGCAGGTGGAGCGCCTGATCACGGCGCGTGTGCTTTCGATGGACTTTGTGCACGCCACCGGGGAGACGGAGCTGGGCACGTACTACAGCATGAACGAAATTTTGGAAAATCCGTCCGAAATTCGTACAATATTAGCCACCAATGGGCTGCTCATTCCGTTGCTGGATCACACGGATCCATACCAGACGGCCGAATCGATCGCCATCAATGGAAGGTATTGGCCGTATGGGCGCGGCGTGTACGTCAGCGTCGACGGCAGTCTGGTGGTGTGGGTCAACGCGCAAGACCACCTGCGATTGCTTTGCTGCACCGGAAGTAAAGATCCTGCGGCGATCGGTGCCGCCTACTCGAAGGTCGGCCGTGCCATGAACTTTCTGGAGGAATGGATCCTGTTCAAGCACAGCTACTTCCTAGGCTGTCTCCTATCAAGGCCCTCCTTTCTCGGCACCGGTCTAAAGTTCACGCTAACGCTTGTGCTACCTCATCTTTGCAAGGAGAAGGAAAATTTGCGCCACCTGTGCGTCGTGCGCGGATTGCAGCTCTTCACTGGCGATGGCGACGGACCGACGGTGCGGATGTGCAACATGCGCAGCCTAGCTCAGACCGAGTGGCAACTGTTTCAGGACTTTAGCAGTGCCATCACGAACGTGGTGG
Proteins encoded:
- the LOC1279236 gene encoding uncharacterized protein LOC1279236 isoform X6; amino-acid sequence: MAPLPTLPGPPAARERHHHHHHHHRRRAHGLYFHSSPPKVLQMNNHLAAKENDYRSRDAIKPSSIRIWLHHKQMGKLAKVLWAGQGMRLRTETSHHPRMKRFLECVPHVMGVIKDIHQAVIDNDLDVLKEKTAPPAPRVILTSKDANGLTPLHKAAGLAHTQIVEYILSVWPSLSSDEDHTGKTPLHWAASAKNNARSFNLLVQAGADETALDDRNKPAEHYKNKPGDIDRSLLAVIPEAPRISQQGFPAYFDWAMFTLPDDSDEGSQPTRMKPFLSQNNLLDPDGGQEGGLAGGAADTVSKSKSVHNLTNGVLTVLGQERGVNGEDSSVTKGNADEEQADAQDDANGGQDVDEKELGGEETSDKQNATSEQLLEKTAETHPDQPELEDPPQAVDETSSAKEEPMARTEIETVTQSATSTQLATAAATEASSQVLEIEGTVQGEPDQGQLQSQNDPPVEHDDQPNLQQTVQDAIDSADLEQLAAIVLNGEGKQLIGRKSDQTEIQAFLDNVPAYMGKIRRVHLAAREGSLRDLQSALDRRKFATAKDEVSPHGATPLHVATIFGHAGIVRYLAGRFPETLSATDDDGRTPLHYAATLKDNGHFYNLLTHLGANPKVEDSLNHSAEYYLGHVQSQGILSHRQLLRDYGAKEELADEMLNDQVPDDLHSARRPLDDVDTLTTLERCFKIIHEPIDDLMIKSVGLPTNSVPGSASSLRILITSYLARFLKRSVFDKVKKRQTRLDHNLFDLIWPAMKKATKEKRLDEDLNVGIVIPDYDVFVVFQEFLVPLIKDVHCMEGTQPLMPHPAMQFFPRYAINDQQPDAAASPTASNNGNILRENPDSVQLNLDTSGKYITGCVIECARNLDAYEFPLNLGIAQLEQVERLITARVLSMDFVHATGETELGTYYSMNEILENPSEIRTILATNGLLIPLLDHTDPYQTAESIAINGRYWPYGRGVYVSVDGSLVVWVNAQDHLRLLCCTGSKDPAAIGAAYSKVGRAMNFLEEWILFKHSYFLGCLLSRPSFLGTGLKFTLTLVLPHLCKEKENLRHLCVVRGLQLFTGDGDGPTVRMCNMRSLAQTEWQLFQDFSSAITNVVALEKELSMSNSLHIAATLLRIFRKKKHSLAADGAVPQN
- the LOC1279236 gene encoding uncharacterized protein LOC1279236 isoform X9, which produces MAPLPTLPGPPAARERHHHHHHHHRRRAHGLYFHSSPPKVLQMNNHLAAKENDYRSRDAIKPSSIRIWLHHKQMGKLAKVLWAGQGMRLRTETSHHPRMKRFLECVPHVMGVIKDIHQAVIDNDLDVLKEKTAPPAPRVILTSKDANGLTPLHKAAGLAHTQIVEYILSVWPSLSSDEDHTGKTPLHWAASAKNNARSFNLLVQAGADETALDDRNKPAEHYKNKPGDIDRSLLAVIPEAPRISQQGFPAYFDWAMFTLPDDSDEGSQPTRMKPFLSQNNLLDPDGGQEGGLAGGAADTVSKSKSVHNLTNGVLTVLGQERGVNGEDSSVTKGNADEEQADAQDDANGGQDVDEKELGGEETSDKQLQQTVQDAIDSADLEQLAAIVLNGEGKQLIGRKSDQTEIQAFLDNVPAYMGKIRRVHLAAREGSLRDLQSALDRRKFATAKDEVSPHGATPLHVATIFGHAGIVRYLAGRFPETLSATDDDGRTPLHYAATLKDNGHFYNLLTHLGANPKVEDSLNHSAEYYLGHVQSQGILSHRQLLRDYGAKEELADEMLNDQVPDDLHSARRPLDDVDTLTTLERCFKIIHEPIDDLMIKSVGLPTNSVPGSASSLRILITSYLARFLKRSVFDKVKKRQTRLDHNLFDLIWPAMKKATKEKRLDEDLNVGIVIPDYDVFVVFQEFLVPLIKDVHCMEGTQPLMPHPAMQFFPRYAINDQQPDAAASPTASNNGNILRENPDSVQLNLDTSGKYITGCVIECARNLDAYEFPLNLGIAQLEQVERLITARVLSMDFVHATGETELGTYYSMNEILENPSEIRTILATNGLLIPLLDHTDPYQTAESIAINGRYWPYGRGVYVSVDGSLVVWVNAQDHLRLLCCTGSKDPAAIGAAYSKVGRAMNFLEEWILFKHSYFLGCLLSRPSFLGTGLKFTLTLVLPHLCKEKENLRHLCVVRGLQLFTGDGDGPTVRMCNMRSLAQTEWQLFQDFSSAITNVVALEKELSMSNSLHIAATLLRIFRKKKHSLAADGAVPQN
- the LOC1279236 gene encoding uncharacterized protein LOC1279236 isoform X10, translating into MAPLPTLPGPPAARERHHHHHHHHRRRAHGLYFHSSPPKVLQMNNHLAAKENDYRSRDAIKPSSIRIWLHHKQMGKLAKVLWAGQGMRLRTETSHHPRMKRFLECVPHVMGVIKDIHQAVIDNDLDVLKEKTAPPAPRVILTSKDANGLTPLHKAAGLAHTQIVEYILSVWPSLSSDEDHTGKTPLHWAASAKNNARSFNLLVQAGADETALDDRNKPAEHYKNKPGDIDRSLLAVIPEAPRISQQGFPAYFDWAMFTLPDDSDEGSQPTRMKPFLSQNNLLDPDGGQEGGLAGGAADTVSKSKSVHNLTNGVLTVLGQERGVNGEDSVTKGNADEEQADAQDDANGGQDVDEKELGGEETSDKQLQQTVQDAIDSADLEQLAAIVLNGEGKQLIGRKSDQTEIQAFLDNVPAYMGKIRRVHLAAREGSLRDLQSALDRRKFATAKDEVSPHGATPLHVATIFGHAGIVRYLAGRFPETLSATDDDGRTPLHYAATLKDNGHFYNLLTHLGANPKVEDSLNHSAEYYLGHVQSQGILSHRQLLRDYGAKEELADEMLNDQVPDDLHSARRPLDDVDTLTTLERCFKIIHEPIDDLMIKSVGLPTNSVPGSASSLRILITSYLARFLKRSVFDKVKKRQTRLDHNLFDLIWPAMKKATKEKRLDEDLNVGIVIPDYDVFVVFQEFLVPLIKDVHCMEGTQPLMPHPAMQFFPRYAINDQQPDAAASPTASNNGNILRENPDSVQLNLDTSGKYITGCVIECARNLDAYEFPLNLGIAQLEQVERLITARVLSMDFVHATGETELGTYYSMNEILENPSEIRTILATNGLLIPLLDHTDPYQTAESIAINGRYWPYGRGVYVSVDGSLVVWVNAQDHLRLLCCTGSKDPAAIGAAYSKVGRAMNFLEEWILFKHSYFLGCLLSRPSFLGTGLKFTLTLVLPHLCKEKENLRHLCVVRGLQLFTGDGDGPTVRMCNMRSLAQTEWQLFQDFSSAITNVVALEKELSMSNSLHIAATLLRIFRKKKHSLAADGAVPQN
- the LOC1279236 gene encoding arginine kinase isoform X11 encodes the protein MCTAPNDINGIVRYLAGRFPETLSATDDDGRTPLHYAATLKDNGHFYNLLTHLGANPKVEDSLNHSAEYYLGHVQSQGILSHRQLLRDYGAKEELADEMLNDQVPDDLHSARRPLDDVDTLTTLERCFKIIHEPIDDLMIKSVGLPTNSVPGSASSLRILITSYLARFLKRSVFDKVKKRQTRLDHNLFDLIWPAMKKATKEKRLDEDLNVGIVIPDYDVFVVFQEFLVPLIKDVHCMEGTQPLMPHPAMQFFPRYAINDQQPDAAASPTASNNGNILRENPDSVQLNLDTSGKYITGCVIECARNLDAYEFPLNLGIAQLEQVERLITARVLSMDFVHATGETELGTYYSMNEILENPSEIRTILATNGLLIPLLDHTDPYQTAESIAINGRYWPYGRGVYVSVDGSLVVWVNAQDHLRLLCCTGSKDPAAIGAAYSKVGRAMNFLEEWILFKHSYFLGCLLSRPSFLGTGLKFTLTLVLPHLCKEKENLRHLCVVRGLQLFTGDGDGPTVRMCNMRSLAQTEWQLFQDFSSAITNVVALEKELSMSNSLHIAATLLRIFRKKKHSLAADGAVPQN